One window of Salmo salar chromosome ssa11, Ssal_v3.1, whole genome shotgun sequence genomic DNA carries:
- the LOC106562626 gene encoding huntingtin-interacting protein K: MAAEGDVDLDLEAEENCTGKPAEKPRKHDSGAADLERVTDYAEEKEISSSDLETAMSVIGDRRSREQKAKQDREKELAKVTIKKEDVELIMGEMEISRGVAERSLREHMGNVVEALIDLSN, translated from the exons ATGGCGGCAGAGGGTGATGTGGATTTGGACCTGGAAGCTGAGGAGAACTGCACTGGGAAACCAGCAGAAAAGCCTCGGAAACATGATAGTGGGGCTGCCGATCTGGAGAGAGTCACTGATTATGCCGAGGAGAAGGAAATATCAAGCTCCGATCTTGAAACG GCTATGTCAGTGATTGGAGACAGGAGATCAAGAGAACAGAAAGCTAAACAAGATAG GGAAAAGGAACTGGCTAAAGTCACTATCAAGAAAGAGGATGTAGAACTCATT ATGGGTGAGATGGAGATCTCCCGAGGAGTGGCCGAGCGCAGTCTGAGAGAACACATGGGCAACGTGGTAGAGGCTCTGATTGACCTGTCAAACTGA